In Nitrosarchaeum koreense MY1, one genomic interval encodes:
- the trpB gene encoding tryptophan synthase subunit beta, which yields MKYPKDGKFGEFGGKYIPETLVPAIEELEENYLKFKENKEFKKELDYYLKQYAGRPTPLYYAKNLTEKCGGAKIYLKREDLLHGGAHKINNTLGQALLAKKMNKKRIIAETGAGQHGVATAMACAVLGMKSEVYMGYKDTIRQKLNVYRMNMLGSKVHPVKSGSKTLKDAINEAIRDWITNVEDTYYLLGSAVGPHPYPVMVRDFQSVIGEEIKTQMKKLSNKTPDIVIACVGGGSNAIGTFYPLVNTNTEIIGVEAAGKGLKSKYHSATLSAGSKGVLHGMMTYLLQDDEGQVTETHSISAGLDYPGVGPEHAYLKDTNRVKYRSATDAEVIDAFLMLTRTEGIIPALESSHAIAEAMKVARKSKRSESIVVTLSGRGDKDVEEVQRYLSKNDKN from the coding sequence TTGAAATATCCTAAAGATGGAAAATTTGGAGAGTTTGGTGGCAAGTACATTCCAGAAACGCTTGTTCCGGCAATTGAAGAATTAGAAGAAAACTATCTTAAATTCAAAGAAAACAAAGAGTTCAAAAAAGAATTAGATTACTATCTAAAACAATATGCTGGAAGACCAACTCCATTGTATTATGCAAAAAATTTGACAGAAAAATGCGGCGGTGCTAAAATTTATCTAAAAAGAGAAGACCTACTACACGGAGGAGCTCATAAAATAAACAACACATTAGGTCAGGCATTACTTGCAAAAAAGATGAATAAAAAAAGAATCATTGCAGAAACAGGAGCAGGTCAACATGGAGTAGCAACAGCTATGGCATGCGCAGTATTAGGAATGAAATCCGAAGTATACATGGGTTACAAAGACACCATACGACAAAAACTAAATGTTTACAGAATGAATATGCTAGGTTCTAAAGTTCATCCAGTAAAATCAGGCTCTAAAACACTCAAAGATGCAATCAATGAAGCAATCAGAGATTGGATTACAAATGTGGAAGATACATATTATTTACTAGGTTCTGCAGTAGGTCCGCATCCATATCCTGTGATGGTAAGAGATTTTCAAAGTGTGATTGGAGAAGAAATCAAAACCCAGATGAAAAAATTATCAAATAAAACACCAGATATTGTAATTGCTTGTGTTGGTGGGGGGTCAAATGCAATTGGAACATTTTATCCGTTAGTTAATACAAATACTGAAATCATTGGAGTAGAAGCCGCAGGTAAGGGATTAAAATCAAAATACCATTCTGCAACATTATCTGCAGGTAGTAAAGGTGTACTTCACGGAATGATGACTTATCTATTACAAGATGATGAAGGACAAGTTACAGAGACACATAGCATTTCAGCAGGACTAGATTATCCCGGAGTGGGTCCAGAACATGCATATCTTAAAGATACAAATCGTGTAAAGTACCGTTCTGCAACAGATGCTGAAGTCATAGATGCATTTTTGATGCTAACAAGAACAGAAGGAATCATTCCAGCTTTAGAGTCATCTCATGCAATAGCTGAAGCAATGAAAGTTGCAAGAAAGAGTAAAAGATCAGAATCAATAGTAGTTACACTTTCAGGAAGAGGTGACAAAGACGTAGAAGAAGTCCAAAGGTATTTGAGTAAAAATGACAAGAATTAA
- a CDS encoding CDP-alcohol phosphatidyltransferase family protein, producing the protein MLNNLRGTLQPILEKIGKAFASTGFSPNFWTVVGLLFALASAVVYGMGIEFGLIIGGVLLLVSGFFDMVDGQVARITGKTSKKGSYLDSMFDKIAEVAIFLGLLIGGYAEPYLVMFAITLSLLVSYARAKSDALNINMQGIGIGERAERLLVIAIIGIIGYMEPAVMIVVVIAGITLVQRMITTAKNIKEKTE; encoded by the coding sequence ATGCTGAATAATCTAAGAGGAACACTACAGCCAATACTTGAAAAGATTGGAAAAGCGTTTGCATCTACTGGATTTTCGCCCAACTTTTGGACAGTTGTTGGTTTGTTGTTTGCACTTGCATCTGCTGTAGTATATGGGATGGGAATTGAATTTGGATTGATTATTGGCGGTGTTTTACTACTTGTATCTGGATTTTTTGATATGGTGGATGGGCAAGTTGCAAGGATTACTGGAAAAACTTCAAAGAAAGGATCATATCTTGATTCGATGTTTGACAAGATTGCTGAAGTTGCAATATTTTTGGGATTATTGATTGGTGGGTATGCCGAACCATATCTAGTAATGTTTGCAATAACATTATCGTTATTGGTAAGTTATGCTAGAGCAAAATCTGATGCACTTAACATCAATATGCAAGGAATTGGTATTGGTGAGAGAGCAGAACGTTTGCTAGTTATTGCAATAATTGGAATAATTGGCTATATGGAGCCTGCAGTGATGATTGTTGTTGTAATTGCAGGAATCACACTTGTTCAAAGAATGATAACTACCGCTAAAAATATTAAAGAAAAAACAGAATAG
- a CDS encoding PfkB family carbohydrate kinase: MKLALFSHCAIDSITLEGETHEQIGGAACYAGLIARELKFDVSLFTKFGKDFPQQYLTQNKIKFDNGFSEKLTTRFAINITGSDRTLQLLNECEPIEYDTINADGSLITPIFHEISSETFSKIKKDSNFTLVDPQGFLRRVDSNKNVILENTDLDLTGVNAIKVNPEESQKIVTGTNDEMMIALQRKGVEHVLFTNKTEVSLLVKDKIYSITLPNKEVYDTTGIGDIFCATFCCTMLKEKDFLWALCFAGGSAQAALDSKQVGLLKIPQKHTIETNASYFYNLVKYRTI, from the coding sequence ATGAAACTGGCATTATTTTCACACTGTGCAATTGATTCAATTACACTTGAAGGTGAAACTCATGAACAAATTGGAGGTGCAGCTTGTTATGCTGGTTTAATTGCAAGGGAACTCAAATTTGACGTATCTCTGTTTACAAAATTTGGTAAAGATTTTCCACAACAATACCTAACTCAAAATAAAATTAAATTTGATAATGGTTTTTCTGAAAAACTCACTACTAGATTTGCAATAAATATAACAGGTTCTGATAGAACTTTACAACTACTAAATGAATGTGAGCCAATTGAATATGATACCATCAATGCCGATGGTTCATTAATTACCCCCATCTTTCATGAAATTTCATCTGAAACATTTTCTAAAATTAAAAAAGATTCTAATTTTACTCTAGTTGATCCACAAGGATTTTTACGTAGAGTCGATTCAAACAAAAATGTCATTTTAGAAAACACTGATCTTGATCTAACTGGGGTCAATGCAATCAAGGTTAATCCTGAAGAATCTCAAAAAATCGTAACTGGAACAAATGATGAGATGATGATTGCATTGCAGAGAAAAGGTGTTGAACATGTTCTTTTTACAAACAAAACTGAAGTATCATTATTGGTAAAAGATAAAATTTATTCTATTACTTTGCCAAATAAGGAAGTTTATGACACCACTGGCATTGGCGATATTTTTTGTGCAACATTTTGTTGCACCATGCTAAAAGAAAAAGACTTTCTCTGGGCTTTGTGTTTTGCAGGTGGTTCAGCACAGGCTGCACTTGACTCAAAACAGGTTGGTCTACTGAAAATACCCCAAAAACATACAATTGAGACTAATGCTTCATATTTTTACAATTTGGTAAAGTATAGAACAATTTAG
- the trpA gene encoding tryptophan synthase subunit alpha, with product MTRINEKFAELSAKNEKALITYIMVGYPNESATISIVRGLIKGGADIIELGFPFSDPLADGPVIQNASTVSLNNGTKITSFFKIVKKIRNETDIPLVLMTYTNILYHKGYASFIAEAKKAGIDGFILPDMSIEESKEYIESAKNMADTIFLISPNTTKSRIEKIVKTSSGFLYLVAVYGTTGIKAGIQNYTLKAIKKVKKIAKGKIPIGVGFGVSTPEDVKKYITAGADAVIVGSAFLKLIEKTPKNSLEKSIASFTKSLKKQTILK from the coding sequence ATGACAAGAATTAATGAAAAATTTGCAGAACTTTCTGCTAAAAATGAAAAAGCATTGATCACATACATAATGGTAGGATATCCAAATGAAAGTGCAACCATATCAATAGTAAGAGGGCTAATCAAAGGAGGAGCAGACATAATAGAATTAGGATTTCCATTTTCAGATCCTCTTGCAGATGGACCAGTAATTCAAAATGCAAGTACCGTATCTTTAAACAATGGAACGAAGATCACGAGTTTTTTTAAAATTGTTAAAAAGATTAGAAATGAAACAGATATCCCACTAGTCTTAATGACATATACCAACATTTTGTATCATAAAGGATATGCAAGTTTCATTGCCGAGGCTAAAAAAGCAGGTATTGATGGATTTATTCTTCCAGACATGTCAATTGAAGAATCAAAAGAATACATTGAATCAGCTAAAAATATGGCAGATACTATATTTCTAATATCTCCAAATACTACAAAATCAAGAATAGAAAAAATTGTAAAGACATCTTCAGGATTTTTATATTTGGTTGCAGTTTATGGCACCACAGGAATAAAAGCAGGAATCCAAAATTATACGCTAAAGGCAATCAAAAAAGTAAAAAAAATTGCCAAGGGGAAAATTCCAATAGGAGTAGGATTTGGTGTTTCAACACCAGAGGATGTAAAAAAATACATTACAGCAGGAGCTGATGCAGTAATTGTAGGTAGTGCATTTTTGAAACTAATTGAAAAGACCCCAAAAAACAGTCTTGAAAAAAGCATCGCGTCATTTACCAAGAGTCTCAAAAAACAAACCATTCTCAAATAA
- the trpD gene encoding anthranilate phosphoribosyltransferase, producing MISKLISKLQQKTDLTYDEINVVMVDVLSGKTNEQENLDFLSSLTEKGETDDELLGMLDKMQEFSLKVEPRNQGTIIDMCGTGGDKLQTFNVSTTASFVVAAAGGIVAKHGNRSSSGISGSADIFEYFGYDLNQEPTQIANVLEKHNICFMFAQKFHPAMKHVAATRKKLGKRTAFNLLGPLSNPAGVKNQLIGVSSTEYLDRLPLILKRKGAKNIMTVRSDDGMDEFSTSATNRVCILKNDKVLMNAIDPEVVGLHKSKLKDIQIQTKKDAIESFVGVLNNTANQAMTETTVLNAAGGLIVANISKNFEEGVELASNMIKEGKALKLLERFVADTGDISKLKEITNG from the coding sequence ATGATATCAAAGTTAATTTCAAAATTACAACAAAAGACTGATCTTACATATGACGAGATCAATGTGGTAATGGTGGATGTGCTTTCTGGAAAAACAAATGAACAAGAAAATTTGGATTTTTTATCCAGTTTAACTGAAAAAGGAGAAACCGATGACGAGTTATTGGGAATGCTAGATAAAATGCAAGAGTTTTCCCTCAAAGTTGAGCCTAGAAATCAGGGAACAATAATAGACATGTGCGGAACAGGAGGAGACAAACTCCAAACATTCAATGTATCAACTACAGCATCATTTGTAGTTGCAGCCGCGGGAGGGATTGTAGCTAAACATGGAAATAGATCAAGTTCAGGAATTTCAGGAAGCGCCGATATTTTTGAATATTTTGGATATGATTTGAACCAAGAACCTACTCAAATTGCAAATGTTTTAGAAAAACACAACATTTGTTTTATGTTTGCGCAAAAGTTTCATCCTGCAATGAAACATGTTGCAGCTACAAGAAAGAAGTTAGGAAAGAGAACAGCTTTTAATCTTTTAGGACCATTGTCAAATCCTGCTGGTGTAAAGAATCAACTTATCGGAGTATCCTCAACAGAATATCTTGATAGATTACCATTAATTCTAAAGAGAAAAGGAGCTAAAAACATAATGACAGTTCGTTCAGATGATGGAATGGATGAATTTTCAACTAGCGCAACTAACAGAGTATGTATTTTAAAAAATGACAAAGTGTTAATGAATGCAATAGATCCAGAAGTCGTAGGATTACACAAATCAAAATTAAAAGATATTCAAATTCAAACAAAAAAAGATGCAATAGAATCATTTGTAGGAGTTCTAAACAACACGGCAAACCAAGCAATGACTGAAACTACAGTACTTAATGCTGCAGGAGGACTGATTGTTGCAAATATCTCAAAGAATTTTGAAGAAGGAGTAGAATTGGCATCAAATATGATAAAAGAAGGAAAGGCATTAAAATTACTAGAAAGATTTGTTGCAGATACAGGAGACATTTCAAAATTAAAGGAGATAACAAATGGTTGA
- the pyrG gene encoding glutamine hydrolyzing CTP synthase, whose amino-acid sequence MQTKLIFVTGGVMSGLGKGVTTSSIAKLLQLADQKVSCIKIDPYLNYDAGTMNPIAHGEVFVTEDGGECDMDIGNYERFLNQNIPKSHNITTAQVYSTVIEAERRGEYLGACVQIIPHITDEIKNRIRKIAEEENLDFLIVECGGTVGDIESLPFLEALRQIRVEEGPHNVIFVHVTLAPSLDVVGEQKTKPTQHSAQELRRIGIQPDFLAVRCSTPLEEKTKKKIALFTNVTANDVLSCHDVKSIFQVPQILYDQGIMDSLFTKFGKVGMVNASANWDKWNAIADSMTNHEDKKVKIAMVGKYVTLADSYVSVNHALKHAGAKLGNSVEIDWIDSETITDYNILSKYDGILVPGGFGTRGSEGIIKTANHAREKNIPYLGICFGFQLAAIAFGRNVLKLEDANSTEIKADTKNPIVDLLPEQKNISDMGGSLRLGANDVKIKPNTLSHKIYNADTISKRHRHRYEINKEYIPELEKNGMIFSADSDGGKRMEMLEIPKHKFYLGVQFHPEFNSRPGYPEPAFEAFVRAASQK is encoded by the coding sequence GTGCAGACTAAGTTAATTTTTGTAACAGGAGGAGTAATGTCAGGTCTTGGAAAAGGTGTTACAACGTCATCAATTGCAAAATTATTACAATTAGCAGATCAAAAAGTATCATGTATCAAAATAGATCCATATCTAAATTATGACGCAGGTACCATGAACCCAATTGCTCATGGCGAGGTCTTTGTTACAGAAGATGGAGGTGAATGTGATATGGATATAGGAAACTATGAGAGATTCCTAAATCAAAATATTCCAAAAAGCCACAACATTACAACAGCTCAAGTATACTCTACAGTCATTGAAGCAGAAAGGAGAGGAGAATATCTAGGAGCATGCGTTCAAATCATCCCACACATTACAGATGAGATAAAAAATAGAATTAGAAAAATTGCAGAAGAAGAAAATCTTGACTTTTTAATTGTCGAATGTGGAGGAACTGTAGGAGATATAGAGTCACTTCCATTTTTAGAGGCATTAAGACAGATAAGAGTAGAAGAAGGGCCACATAATGTAATTTTTGTACATGTGACACTTGCACCATCACTTGATGTGGTAGGTGAACAAAAGACAAAACCCACACAACACAGTGCACAGGAATTAAGAAGGATAGGAATTCAGCCGGACTTTTTAGCTGTAAGATGTAGTACTCCTTTAGAAGAAAAGACAAAGAAAAAAATTGCATTATTTACAAATGTTACTGCAAATGATGTTTTATCATGTCATGATGTAAAATCAATTTTTCAAGTACCGCAGATACTATATGATCAAGGAATTATGGATTCATTATTTACAAAGTTTGGAAAAGTTGGAATGGTAAATGCATCAGCAAATTGGGATAAATGGAATGCAATTGCAGATTCAATGACAAACCATGAAGACAAAAAAGTAAAAATTGCCATGGTTGGAAAATATGTTACACTTGCAGATAGTTATGTTAGTGTAAATCATGCACTAAAACATGCTGGCGCAAAATTAGGAAATTCAGTTGAAATTGACTGGATTGATTCTGAAACAATTACAGACTACAATATTTTGTCAAAATATGACGGCATATTGGTACCAGGGGGATTTGGAACAAGAGGATCTGAAGGAATAATAAAAACTGCAAACCATGCAAGAGAGAAAAATATACCGTACCTTGGCATATGTTTTGGATTTCAGCTAGCAGCAATTGCATTTGGAAGAAATGTTTTGAAATTAGAAGATGCAAACTCTACAGAGATAAAAGCAGATACTAAAAATCCAATTGTAGATCTACTTCCAGAACAAAAAAACATTTCAGACATGGGAGGATCATTGCGGCTAGGTGCAAATGATGTCAAGATAAAACCAAATACATTATCACATAAAATCTACAATGCAGATACAATTAGCAAAAGACACAGACATCGATATGAAATAAATAAAGAATACATCCCAGAACTTGAGAAAAATGGAATGATATTTTCAGCAGATAGCGATGGGGGAAAGAGAATGGAGATGTTAGAGATTCCAAAACATAAATTCTATCTTGGCGTTCAGTTTCATCCAGAATTTAACAGCAGACCAGGATATCCAGAGCCAGCATTTGAGGCATTTGTAAGAGCAGCATCACAGAAATAG
- a CDS encoding 30S ribosomal protein S26e, with amino-acid sequence MPLKRASRGRTKGGKGSSGTVQCTNCGCTVPKDKAKKVTGRINLVEHTLAKELRAQGAYIASPTVLKWYCISCAIHFKILKIRSEDSRRQRGKLR; translated from the coding sequence ATGCCACTTAAACGTGCAAGTCGAGGTCGTACCAAAGGAGGCAAAGGATCCTCAGGAACAGTACAATGTACAAACTGTGGTTGTACAGTTCCGAAAGATAAAGCAAAGAAAGTCACGGGTAGAATCAATCTAGTCGAACATACTTTGGCAAAAGAACTACGAGCTCAAGGAGCATACATTGCATCACCAACAGTTTTGAAATGGTATTGTATTTCTTGTGCAATTCACTTTAAGATTTTAAAAATTAGATCTGAAGATAGCAGAAGACAGCGTGGAAAACTACGTTAG
- a CDS encoding indole-3-glycerol phosphate synthase TrpC, with translation MVENILRKLVNNSQAAIDDGVYDVNIKLQKSNKDFLQIIKTNIHATLLTEVKFSSPSLGKIRTLSDPSNIAHQMIAGGAKALSVLTQPHLFNGSPEYFMQVRQSVDVPLLMKDIMIDTVQIDAAEKIGADYMLVIQSLFDQGFLKDIDEFIKYGHSKGLKILLEVHTKQEFENALNTKADLIGINNRNLDTLEIDLKTTQKVLEGYKKTRLILAESGIETVEDIQYLKKCGADAFLVGSSIMKSDNIEEHVRKLVNAY, from the coding sequence ATGGTTGAAAACATACTGAGAAAATTAGTAAATAATTCTCAGGCGGCAATTGATGATGGAGTATATGATGTAAACATTAAACTACAAAAATCAAATAAGGATTTTTTACAAATAATAAAAACAAACATCCATGCAACTCTTCTTACAGAAGTAAAGTTTTCATCCCCATCATTAGGCAAAATTAGAACGTTATCAGACCCATCAAATATAGCACATCAAATGATTGCAGGTGGTGCCAAAGCATTATCAGTGTTAACTCAGCCTCACTTGTTTAATGGTTCTCCGGAATATTTCATGCAGGTACGACAATCAGTTGATGTCCCGTTACTAATGAAAGACATCATGATTGACACTGTACAAATTGATGCTGCTGAAAAAATAGGAGCCGATTACATGTTAGTTATTCAATCATTGTTTGACCAAGGATTTCTCAAAGACATTGATGAATTCATTAAATATGGTCACAGTAAAGGGTTGAAAATATTGCTAGAGGTTCATACAAAACAAGAGTTTGAAAATGCACTCAATACAAAAGCAGATTTGATTGGAATTAACAACAGAAACCTTGACACATTAGAAATTGATCTTAAAACTACTCAAAAAGTACTTGAAGGGTATAAAAAAACAAGACTGATACTTGCTGAGAGTGGGATTGAAACTGTGGAAGATATCCAATATTTAAAAAAGTGCGGAGCTGATGCATTTCTAGTAGGGTCCAGCATAATGAAAAGTGATAATATTGAAGAACATGTCAGAAAATTGGTGAATGCATATTGA
- a CDS encoding anthranilate synthase component I family protein, which translates to MDIFGKSQPKVIPLELTENQFQIYNKISRNYSYSFLFESLTGPEVLAETSVMGFDPKIILKGYSDKVEIIKNNKTDTIQTDNPFEELKKLLGKSEDQSYRYLGGAVGVVNYDAIRLVENIPDTHDSPQPLMEFGIYDDGILYDNIHKKLFYFYNDQNRFEQFKMSEDSFDDFKATEITPNMNQEKFSNIVNKAKQYIHDGDIFQVVLSRKFAFDTQGDNLTLYKTLRRLNPSPYMYHLKQDNKTIIGASPEMLVRITNDKVETFPIAGTRKITDNEEKNNQLADELLHDEKELAEHTMLVDLGRNDIGRVCKYGTVHTEELMEIKRFSHVQHIVTHVVGNLAPKNDMFDAFKAVFPAGTVSGAPKVRAMEIIDELETEARGPYAGAVGYFSYNGCCDFAIAIRSIFIEGNKGFVQSGAGIVSDSIAENEFKETEHKAGAMLQALREATK; encoded by the coding sequence GTGGACATCTTTGGAAAATCACAACCAAAAGTAATACCTCTAGAGTTAACTGAAAACCAATTTCAAATATATAATAAAATATCAAGAAACTATTCTTATTCATTTCTATTCGAATCATTAACAGGTCCTGAAGTATTGGCAGAAACGTCAGTCATGGGGTTTGATCCTAAAATAATTCTCAAAGGATACTCAGACAAAGTCGAAATAATAAAAAATAACAAAACAGATACCATTCAAACAGATAATCCATTTGAAGAGTTAAAAAAACTATTAGGAAAATCAGAGGATCAAAGTTATAGATATTTGGGAGGTGCAGTAGGGGTTGTAAATTATGACGCAATAAGACTAGTAGAAAATATTCCAGACACACATGATTCGCCACAACCATTAATGGAGTTTGGAATTTATGATGATGGAATATTATACGACAACATACACAAAAAATTATTTTATTTTTATAATGATCAAAATAGATTTGAACAATTTAAAATGAGTGAAGATTCATTTGATGATTTTAAAGCAACAGAAATAACACCAAACATGAATCAAGAAAAGTTCTCAAATATTGTAAACAAGGCAAAACAGTACATACATGACGGAGACATATTTCAGGTAGTACTATCTAGGAAATTTGCATTTGATACACAAGGAGATAATTTAACATTATACAAAACACTACGAAGATTAAACCCATCACCTTACATGTATCATTTAAAACAAGACAATAAAACAATCATCGGTGCATCTCCAGAGATGCTTGTAAGAATAACTAATGACAAAGTAGAAACATTTCCAATTGCAGGAACTAGAAAGATTACAGATAATGAGGAAAAAAACAATCAATTAGCAGACGAATTACTCCATGACGAAAAAGAATTGGCGGAACACACAATGCTAGTAGATTTAGGAAGAAATGATATTGGAAGAGTTTGCAAATACGGAACTGTTCATACTGAAGAATTAATGGAGATTAAACGATTCAGCCATGTTCAACACATAGTAACACATGTTGTTGGCAATTTAGCGCCTAAAAACGACATGTTTGATGCGTTTAAAGCAGTTTTTCCCGCAGGAACAGTCTCAGGCGCGCCAAAAGTCAGAGCAATGGAGATAATTGACGAATTGGAGACTGAAGCGAGAGGCCCTTATGCAGGTGCAGTGGGATATTTTTCTTATAACGGATGCTGTGATTTTGCAATCGCAATTAGAAGTATATTCATAGAAGGAAACAAAGGATTTGTTCAATCAGGAGCAGGGATTGTATCAGACTCTATTGCAGAAAATGAATTCAAAGAAACAGAGCACAAAGCGGGAGCGATGCTTCAAGCATTAAGAGAGGCAACAAAATGA
- a CDS encoding anthranilate synthase component II — MKFLIIDNYDSFVYNIAQYLGELGVDCDVIRNDKITLEKIKQNNYDAVIISPGPGTPTDRKYFGICSDVIKDMGSTTPILGVCLGHQGIIHAFGGKVTNAGCVRHGKTSPVDHTNSDLFKDVKNPFRATRYHSLVGDKTIIPDVLEVTAVAADDGEVMAVRHKEYLIEGVQFHPESIMTEDGKKILANFIKQVKDRK, encoded by the coding sequence ATGAAATTTCTAATCATAGATAATTATGATTCATTTGTTTACAATATTGCGCAGTATTTAGGGGAATTAGGAGTGGATTGCGATGTTATTAGAAACGACAAGATAACATTAGAGAAAATAAAACAAAATAATTATGACGCTGTAATAATATCACCAGGTCCAGGAACACCTACTGATAGAAAATATTTTGGCATATGTAGTGATGTAATAAAAGACATGGGGTCAACCACTCCAATACTTGGAGTATGCTTGGGGCATCAAGGCATCATTCATGCGTTTGGCGGCAAAGTTACAAATGCAGGATGTGTCAGACACGGAAAGACCAGTCCAGTAGATCATACAAACTCAGATCTGTTCAAAGATGTCAAGAATCCATTTAGGGCAACAAGATATCATTCACTTGTAGGGGATAAGACAATAATTCCAGATGTGCTAGAAGTTACAGCTGTTGCTGCAGATGATGGAGAAGTGATGGCAGTAAGGCATAAAGAGTATCTCATAGAAGGAGTACAATTTCATCCAGAATCAATTATGACAGAGGATGGGAAAAAAATTCTGGCAAATTTCATAAAACAGGTAAAGGATAGAAAATGA
- a CDS encoding winged helix-turn-helix transcriptional regulator translates to MQIGIYASGTTDSAAKTIKKILDNEDIESFIVTSKSKAKPADCVLVLGGDKGVRNYFHRHFDSIFPVLGISEGESSGFLAQIDLREFSSYVRILKKQNYTVEEVPRLGVKIDGKNVYPVLNDVAVFSSKSAMLMEHTLRVNDEEVWHDNSDGIIISTPIGSSAYSMSAGGPMLFHDSDVFEIISVNSLDITRRPIIVSNKSSIQISDISARLHCEVVLDGLDRYKVNNTVECTQYLPPAKIIRLKKDSTAISALAKKVHLAEELLSMPPSSKLLLKTLEYEGALTQKDLANKTLLPSRTVRLALSHLLKKGYVKKKVSIRDARQKIYEISKIE, encoded by the coding sequence GTGCAAATAGGTATCTATGCTTCTGGTACAACTGACTCTGCAGCAAAAACAATTAAAAAAATTCTAGACAATGAAGATATTGAATCCTTTATAGTTACTTCAAAATCAAAAGCAAAACCAGCTGACTGTGTTTTGGTGCTTGGAGGAGATAAGGGCGTTAGAAATTATTTCCATAGACACTTTGATTCTATATTCCCAGTACTTGGAATAAGTGAAGGTGAATCCAGTGGGTTTTTGGCTCAAATTGATCTTAGAGAGTTTTCGTCTTATGTAAGAATACTAAAAAAACAAAATTACACAGTTGAGGAAGTACCACGACTTGGGGTGAAAATTGATGGAAAAAATGTCTATCCTGTCTTAAATGATGTTGCAGTATTTTCGTCAAAAAGTGCAATGCTGATGGAACACACACTACGTGTAAACGATGAAGAAGTTTGGCACGATAATAGTGATGGAATAATAATCTCTACTCCAATTGGTTCATCTGCATATTCAATGTCTGCCGGAGGTCCTATGCTGTTTCATGATTCTGATGTATTTGAAATAATTTCTGTCAACTCTTTAGATATTACACGAAGACCTATCATAGTATCAAACAAAAGCTCTATCCAAATCAGCGATATCTCAGCTAGACTTCACTGTGAGGTTGTTCTTGACGGTCTTGATAGATACAAAGTAAATAACACCGTAGAGTGTACCCAATATTTGCCCCCTGCCAAAATTATTCGTCTAAAAAAAGACTCTACTGCAATATCTGCACTTGCAAAGAAAGTTCATCTTGCTGAAGAGTTACTCAGTATGCCTCCTAGTTCTAAATTATTGCTAAAAACATTAGAGTATGAAGGTGCTCTAACTCAAAAAGATCTTGCAAATAAGACATTACTGCCAAGCAGAACCGTTAGATTGGCACTTAGTCATTTATTAAAAAAAGGATATGTGAAAAAGAAAGTCTCTATTAGAGATGCCAGACAAAAAATCTATGAGATATCAAAAATAGAATAA